From the Deinococcus radiophilus genome, one window contains:
- a CDS encoding cyclodeaminase/cyclohydrolase family protein — protein MTSDAKNTLPTLWTHTAQELLDAAGSRRATPTGGSVTAISGVFGLALLTLAVNLTLSKKDPPAELTDHLDTLRSFQSRLQALADEDASLYADFMKQARQNDGGPDDKLRRQTREVPLQLARELAQALALTTDLRPLVHRSVISDIDAGAALLQGALQAALITLASNLGSSDQDQNDTDSQTAELWTAWQELQDQRQQALAQLSEYQEAERSDRQ, from the coding sequence ATGACCTCAGACGCTAAGAACACCCTACCCACCCTCTGGACCCATACGGCACAGGAACTGCTGGACGCCGCCGGCAGCCGCCGTGCCACCCCGACGGGCGGCTCGGTGACAGCCATCAGTGGGGTATTCGGGCTGGCGCTGCTGACCCTGGCCGTGAACCTGACGCTCAGCAAAAAAGACCCTCCTGCAGAGCTAACTGACCATCTGGATACCCTGCGCTCCTTCCAGTCTCGCCTTCAGGCGCTGGCGGACGAGGACGCTTCGCTTTACGCCGACTTTATGAAGCAGGCCCGCCAGAATGACGGCGGCCCAGACGACAAACTGCGCCGACAGACCCGCGAAGTGCCGCTGCAACTGGCCCGCGAACTGGCTCAGGCGTTGGCCCTCACCACCGACCTACGCCCGCTGGTTCACCGGAGCGTAATCAGCGATATCGATGCTGGTGCAGCCCTCTTGCAAGGTGCCTTGCAGGCTGCACTGATCACCCTGGCAAGCAACCTGGGCAGTTCAGATCAGGACCAGAACGACACCGACTCCCAGACGGCCGAGTTGTGGACTGCCTGGCAGGAGTTACAGGATCAGCGACAACAGGCATTGGCTCAGCTATCGGAATATCAAGAGGCTGAGCGGTCAGACAGACAATGA
- a CDS encoding polymer-forming cytoskeletal protein, protein MRNQTVMGKLSLQPSDLELLHRAAELQAGLRGTPLTADELARLATFPTELRAEVDRWAALPQLLNRPAWPAAQSSLAARTAAEIALGHKLRTAPAPDLPRSQARELSATLHLAAQLSNSPHPPLPHSVARDMARQISLAEQLIRPSTPLPRSVAGHVAQRIAQATRAAADPANAPLYSPHPDVRRQPRAAPLALVGSLIAGLLLLGVSSTWAGLSAGAVALRSLLSGLPATFMLGTALLLLTSAWIAAQPHRHLAPAGWPRQAVRIAGSGAFALAALLTFPTLYGALHGGGVTLGQDQVVQGLHQGNLIVLGADVYLQSGSQVTGQVLTLLGDIHREADVQVSGPVTALLGHDTATNQPQDPLTAWQLASASAFRPLLGWLGSTGWTGLFWILTSALTLLLFVSGAAGRLAGRQQHAPLRTLALGVLAMAALLLPAALMTFAGWVIPALGLVMLLVLLVALGLGVSAFDLGRQLACRLHVRLPDTVGVVIALLLLAATVAWPSLTLAVILIGGAWGSGALLLAGRQQPQCSS, encoded by the coding sequence GTGCGTAACCAGACTGTTATGGGCAAGCTGTCACTCCAACCATCTGACCTAGAGTTGCTGCACCGCGCAGCTGAACTCCAGGCAGGGCTGCGTGGCACACCACTCACGGCTGACGAACTCGCCAGGCTGGCCACCTTCCCCACTGAACTGCGTGCAGAAGTGGACCGCTGGGCCGCCTTGCCACAGCTGCTGAACCGCCCGGCCTGGCCTGCGGCGCAGTCCTCACTTGCGGCCCGGACGGCCGCCGAGATCGCACTCGGCCACAAGCTGCGGACCGCGCCAGCCCCGGACCTGCCCAGATCACAGGCACGCGAGTTATCCGCCACCCTCCACCTTGCGGCTCAGTTGAGCAACTCACCCCATCCCCCGCTGCCCCACTCAGTCGCAAGAGATATGGCACGGCAGATCAGCTTGGCAGAGCAGCTTATTCGCCCGTCCACGCCGCTCCCTAGATCAGTGGCAGGTCATGTGGCGCAGCGCATTGCCCAGGCCACGCGCGCAGCAGCGGACCCAGCCAACGCCCCACTGTACTCACCTCATCCCGATGTGCGGCGTCAGCCGCGCGCCGCGCCGCTGGCACTGGTCGGCAGCTTGATCGCAGGACTCCTCTTGCTGGGCGTCAGTTCGACCTGGGCAGGCCTGAGTGCCGGAGCAGTGGCCCTGCGTAGCCTGCTGAGCGGCCTGCCCGCTACATTTATGCTGGGTACGGCTTTGCTGCTGCTCACCAGCGCTTGGATCGCCGCGCAACCTCACCGTCACCTGGCCCCCGCCGGCTGGCCCCGCCAAGCCGTACGGATAGCAGGCAGCGGAGCTTTTGCGCTGGCGGCTCTGCTGACTTTCCCCACTCTGTATGGGGCGCTGCACGGCGGCGGAGTCACACTGGGACAGGATCAGGTGGTACAGGGACTCCATCAGGGCAACCTGATTGTGCTGGGCGCTGATGTTTATCTCCAGAGCGGCAGCCAGGTGACCGGGCAGGTCCTGACTCTGCTGGGCGACATTCACCGCGAAGCCGACGTACAGGTGAGCGGCCCAGTCACTGCCCTGCTGGGACACGATACGGCTACCAATCAGCCGCAGGACCCACTCACGGCCTGGCAACTGGCCAGCGCCAGCGCTTTCCGGCCCCTGCTCGGCTGGCTGGGCAGCACTGGTTGGACCGGGCTGTTCTGGATACTGACCAGCGCGCTGACGCTGCTGCTGTTTGTCAGTGGCGCGGCAGGCCGGCTGGCGGGACGGCAGCAACATGCCCCACTACGGACCCTGGCATTGGGTGTCCTGGCCATGGCTGCCCTGCTCCTGCCCGCCGCCCTCATGACCTTTGCTGGGTGGGTGATACCTGCCTTGGGCCTGGTCATGCTGCTGGTCTTGCTGGTGGCCCTGGGCCTGGGCGTCAGCGCCTTCGACCTGGGCCGTCAGCTGGCCTGCCGCTTGCATGTCCGTCTGCCCGATACGGTCGGCGTCGTGATCGCCCTGTTGCTGCTGGCCGCCACCGTCGCCTGGCCCTCACTGACCCTGGCGGTCATCCTGATCGGTGGCGCGTGGGGCAGCGGAGCCCTGCTGCTGGCAGGACGGCAACAGCCCCAATGCTCTTCATAA
- a CDS encoding helix-turn-helix domain-containing protein: protein MKLHERLRELRSERKLRLKDVSEVAEISVPYLSDLERGRTNPSLDTLQTLAAAYGISVHDLLEGVEFYGESGEGALPKGLADLIADPVLGAQLSPDWVRTLSRIELRGKRPEGKQDWYEIYLHLKRILD, encoded by the coding sequence ATGAAACTGCATGAACGCCTGCGCGAACTGAGAAGCGAGCGCAAATTGCGCCTAAAAGATGTCTCGGAGGTGGCTGAGATCAGCGTGCCTTACCTGAGTGACCTGGAACGTGGCCGCACCAACCCCAGCCTGGATACCCTACAGACGCTGGCGGCGGCCTACGGAATCTCCGTACACGACCTCTTGGAAGGTGTGGAGTTCTACGGTGAATCCGGCGAAGGGGCATTGCCTAAGGGCCTGGCCGATCTGATCGCTGATCCGGTTCTGGGCGCCCAGCTATCTCCAGATTGGGTACGGACCCTGTCACGCATTGAGCTGCGCGGCAAGCGTCCTGAGGGCAAGCAGGACTGGTACGAGATCTACTTGCACCTCAAGCGCATTCTGGACTGA
- a CDS encoding bifunctional folylpolyglutamate synthase/dihydrofolate synthase — protein MTQRPSAAPEALLDWLYAQQRFGIRPGLERVSALLECLGHPERQFRVVLVGGTNGKGSVSATLASILQAAGQRTGLFTSPHLLYFSERFVVDGRPVDQAELYAALAELKPHAEQLEATFFEIVTALSCSLFARAGVSWAVMEVGLGGRLDATNVLSPEVSVITSVGLDHTEVLGHTLEAIATEKAGILREGQPAVTAVSEQLWPVLEETGADLWALGREFEMTVDVQALSGTALTLRWCPTPGMDWQTLALHTPLLGRHGAANAAVAAMVALRLGLPLEAVRAGVKETRWPGRLERLEAVGRPWLLDGAHNPDGAAALADTLRELGLGSVRVVFGASADKALEEVVAQLAPVSSEVILTQAQLSPRATSPAELRPLWEAQGVPAHCAATPAEALALAQPGRGSEPVVVCGSLYLVGEVRALLLGDQNEGRERWQ, from the coding sequence ATGACCCAGAGGCCGTCGGCTGCGCCTGAAGCTCTGTTGGATTGGCTGTACGCTCAGCAGCGCTTTGGCATTCGCCCTGGGCTGGAACGGGTTAGCGCACTCTTGGAGTGTCTAGGTCACCCTGAGCGTCAATTTCGGGTGGTGCTGGTCGGCGGGACCAATGGCAAGGGGTCGGTGTCGGCCACCTTGGCCAGCATTCTTCAGGCAGCCGGACAGCGTACGGGTCTGTTTACCAGTCCACATCTGCTCTATTTTTCCGAACGCTTCGTGGTGGATGGCCGCCCTGTGGATCAAGCCGAGTTGTATGCCGCTCTGGCTGAACTGAAGCCACATGCGGAGCAGCTGGAAGCGACCTTCTTTGAGATCGTGACTGCGCTGAGCTGCTCGCTGTTCGCCCGGGCAGGCGTGAGCTGGGCGGTGATGGAAGTAGGGCTGGGCGGACGTCTGGACGCCACCAATGTCCTATCGCCGGAGGTGAGCGTCATCACCTCAGTGGGCCTGGATCATACCGAGGTCTTGGGACACACGCTGGAGGCGATTGCCACTGAAAAGGCCGGAATCCTGCGGGAAGGGCAGCCCGCCGTAACGGCAGTATCAGAACAACTGTGGCCCGTACTGGAGGAAACTGGGGCGGACCTGTGGGCACTGGGCCGCGAATTTGAAATGACAGTGGATGTGCAGGCCCTCTCGGGGACGGCGCTGACTTTACGTTGGTGTCCCACCCCTGGAATGGACTGGCAGACCCTGGCGCTGCACACGCCGCTGTTGGGTCGGCATGGCGCTGCCAATGCGGCCGTGGCAGCCATGGTAGCCCTGCGCCTCGGTCTGCCACTGGAGGCAGTACGGGCTGGAGTGAAGGAAACCCGGTGGCCAGGTCGGCTGGAGCGCCTGGAAGCCGTGGGTCGGCCGTGGCTCTTGGATGGCGCACACAATCCCGATGGCGCGGCAGCTCTGGCCGATACCCTCCGGGAACTGGGTCTGGGGTCGGTGCGTGTGGTCTTTGGTGCCTCGGCAGACAAGGCCCTAGAGGAAGTGGTAGCCCAACTGGCCCCTGTCAGCTCAGAGGTGATCCTGACCCAGGCCCAGCTTAGTCCGAGGGCCACCAGCCCAGCAGAGCTGCGTCCACTCTGGGAGGCCCAGGGTGTGCCAGCCCACTGTGCAGCCACTCCAGCAGAGGCACTGGCTCTGGCTCAGCCCGGCAGAGGGTCCGAGCCTGTAGTGGTGTGTGGCAGCCTTTACTTGGTCGGTGAAGTGCGGGCGCTGCTCCTGGGAGACCAGAACGAGGGACGCGAGCGCTGGCAGTAG
- a CDS encoding manganese-dependent inorganic pyrophosphatase: MLFVFGHQNPDTDAIASALVYASYLTRTGTPALAYRIGEMNFETPFVLQAAGIEAPPRLPELAEGTAVALVDHNETGQSVSNLAQLNVTHVVDHHKLGDLQTNTPAMLRFEPVGSCGTILLRLYREANLSVEPLEAQLMLSAILSDTLHFRSPTTTEADREAVEFLASVAGIDDVASYAMQMFAAKSDLGDTPAEQILAMDYKEFTFGEGDDAQRWGLGVTETTNPGYVLGRQDELLAAMRRLKDKEGLAGVMLSVVDILEEHNETLVASEQEAAVVLGAFGVQTEASRASLGGMISRKKQLVPALEAYFEQQG, encoded by the coding sequence ATGCTCTTTGTTTTTGGACACCAGAACCCTGATACGGACGCCATCGCCTCTGCGTTGGTGTATGCGTCTTACCTGACCCGGACCGGAACCCCGGCGCTGGCTTACCGGATTGGCGAGATGAACTTTGAGACGCCGTTCGTGCTGCAAGCTGCCGGGATTGAAGCGCCCCCCCGGCTGCCAGAGTTGGCGGAGGGTACGGCGGTTGCACTGGTGGATCACAACGAAACCGGACAGTCGGTAAGTAATCTGGCCCAACTGAACGTGACCCATGTGGTCGATCACCATAAGCTGGGTGACCTTCAGACCAATACTCCGGCCATGTTGCGGTTCGAGCCTGTGGGATCATGCGGCACGATCCTGCTGCGCCTCTACCGTGAGGCCAACCTGAGTGTGGAGCCCCTGGAAGCCCAGCTGATGCTGAGCGCCATTCTGAGTGACACCCTGCATTTCCGTAGCCCAACCACCACCGAGGCTGACCGTGAGGCAGTGGAGTTTCTGGCATCTGTGGCTGGGATAGATGACGTGGCTTCCTACGCCATGCAGATGTTTGCTGCCAAGAGTGACTTGGGGGATACTCCCGCCGAGCAGATTTTGGCCATGGACTATAAGGAATTTACCTTTGGTGAGGGAGATGATGCTCAGCGCTGGGGCCTGGGCGTGACGGAAACCACCAACCCAGGTTATGTGCTGGGTCGCCAGGATGAACTGCTGGCAGCCATGCGCCGCCTCAAGGACAAGGAAGGCTTGGCTGGAGTCATGTTATCGGTGGTGGACATTCTGGAGGAACACAACGAAACGCTGGTGGCCTCTGAGCAGGAAGCGGCGGTGGTGCTGGGCGCTTTTGGTGTGCAGACTGAAGCTTCACGGGCCAGTTTGGGGGGAATGATCAGCCGTAAGAAGCAGTTGGTGCCTGCACTGGAAGCTTACTTCGAGCAGCAAGGCTGA
- a CDS encoding S-layer homology domain-containing protein: MKKSVLFLTAALSFGVASAQTQVTTTAVQAPTLTDVPAGHWAKDAVERLVGQGIILGYPDGTYRGTQNLTRYEAAMIIARLLDQVGSGEVDLGDLDDATMTSVRNAINELSAELAALDVRVSDLENSAVSREDFARLEGRVDAIAASDAGQVAEELAAVNEMATLLNQDVLELQDRVTAVDGELATFDERLGVVEDQVVENTTTIGAQGVRITDLENGRVRMTLGVSGGYGRLDRVTGDTDFDVDRVTEGSFAEKQYTGQTAATDTATTRVRGEDTNAFEDGLDAGITVGVKATNIDAGAGVVVEEAGVNFGFDPSFLQNSPALGESAGATNRFVAYLESAEATGRIGDDARFRAVAKAGNVPTRPDVVNPVGQLKDVPGYNEYLLPSGVNNGVTVGASLTDVPLDPTVFISTGFGNTPNLRGTYLAGRAEVKLGDNGDVGLSVVQNNATTVADAAKPGQNLTNNNPNGRTAFGVDARYSVPKAADNDEVLYGVKAVAVASMMDVFSARQANPELSLGELYEMGDRAAVIEAEANFFNVGARADFRAVTPGFGEVEVPAPTAENPNATRKVTGAANMDVSTTDAFEAGYSDEVGYGASLSTRVGAVELGAAGDTYTNFFDEGWNNRRATLGAHAGTNLGAFRVVGFGGYTTDARDNKDLTASSGFVAVDNDVVRYDVDQVASVRSTDRDRSNTIFAPAKVTDLYRYSSGAGVLVTHDGTATNALVPNLDLAAMGESFYDSGDTYGAGFAAYNLRATDRLTVSPFVGGSVYEQNAANRANAADNTQIKGGVNVSTERLTLPFQPQFRASLAGARYTTGAVGEASAQEGTELGAKAEVTLNEFFSPATKLSLGYGFHQANNIRDNVGSAAGLPNAGASSVSPSVADFRFGGQVAQPRAVANGNNTQTQGIYTQLAWNDALKFNYGVFRFDEDTTSADDAVNVAHGFKVTYGVRF, from the coding sequence ATGAAAAAAAGTGTTTTGTTCCTGACGGCTGCGCTGTCCTTTGGTGTTGCCTCGGCACAGACCCAGGTCACCACCACCGCCGTCCAGGCCCCGACCCTGACCGACGTTCCTGCCGGTCACTGGGCCAAGGACGCCGTTGAGCGCCTGGTGGGCCAGGGCATCATCCTGGGCTACCCCGATGGCACCTACCGCGGCACCCAGAACCTGACCCGCTACGAAGCGGCGATGATCATTGCCCGTCTGCTGGATCAAGTCGGCAGCGGTGAAGTGGATCTGGGTGATCTGGACGACGCCACCATGACTTCGGTCCGTAACGCCATTAACGAACTGAGCGCCGAACTGGCTGCTCTGGACGTGCGCGTGAGCGACCTGGAGAACAGCGCTGTCAGCCGCGAAGACTTTGCCCGTCTGGAAGGCCGCGTTGACGCGATTGCTGCCAGCGACGCTGGGCAGGTTGCCGAAGAACTGGCCGCTGTCAACGAGATGGCGACCCTGCTGAACCAGGACGTCCTGGAGCTGCAAGACCGCGTGACCGCAGTGGACGGCGAACTGGCAACCTTCGACGAGCGCTTGGGCGTGGTTGAAGACCAGGTGGTAGAGAACACCACCACCATCGGTGCTCAGGGCGTGCGTATCACTGACCTGGAAAATGGCCGCGTACGGATGACCTTGGGCGTTTCGGGCGGCTATGGCCGTCTGGACCGAGTGACAGGTGACACGGACTTCGACGTTGACCGTGTGACTGAAGGCAGCTTCGCTGAGAAGCAGTACACTGGTCAGACCGCTGCGACCGACACGGCCACCACCCGCGTGCGTGGCGAGGACACCAACGCCTTTGAGGATGGTCTGGATGCTGGCATCACTGTAGGCGTTAAAGCCACCAACATTGACGCTGGTGCCGGCGTGGTCGTTGAAGAAGCTGGTGTGAACTTTGGCTTCGATCCTAGCTTCCTCCAAAACAGCCCGGCTTTGGGTGAAAGCGCAGGCGCAACCAATCGCTTTGTGGCCTATCTGGAATCCGCTGAAGCTACTGGCCGTATCGGTGACGACGCCCGCTTCCGCGCTGTTGCTAAAGCTGGCAACGTTCCTACACGTCCTGATGTAGTTAACCCTGTAGGCCAGCTGAAAGACGTACCTGGCTACAACGAATACCTCTTGCCTAGTGGTGTGAATAATGGTGTGACCGTGGGTGCGTCTCTGACTGATGTCCCTCTGGATCCCACTGTATTCATCTCTACTGGCTTTGGTAACACCCCTAACCTGCGCGGAACCTACTTGGCTGGCCGTGCCGAAGTCAAGCTGGGCGACAATGGTGATGTAGGCTTGAGCGTGGTACAAAACAATGCCACCACCGTGGCCGATGCTGCCAAGCCCGGTCAGAACCTGACCAACAACAACCCCAATGGCCGTACCGCTTTTGGAGTGGATGCCCGTTACAGTGTGCCTAAAGCTGCCGACAATGATGAAGTGTTGTACGGCGTCAAGGCTGTAGCTGTGGCCAGCATGATGGATGTGTTCTCCGCTCGTCAGGCTAACCCTGAACTAAGCCTGGGTGAATTGTACGAGATGGGCGACCGCGCTGCCGTTATTGAAGCCGAAGCTAACTTCTTCAATGTGGGTGCCCGCGCTGACTTCCGCGCTGTGACCCCTGGCTTTGGTGAAGTTGAAGTACCTGCTCCTACAGCAGAGAATCCCAACGCTACGCGCAAAGTAACTGGCGCTGCCAATATGGACGTAAGCACCACTGATGCGTTTGAGGCTGGTTACTCGGACGAAGTAGGCTACGGCGCAAGTCTGTCTACTCGCGTAGGCGCAGTTGAACTGGGTGCTGCTGGTGACACCTACACCAACTTCTTTGACGAAGGGTGGAACAATCGCCGCGCTACCCTGGGCGCGCACGCTGGCACTAACCTGGGTGCCTTCCGTGTCGTAGGTTTTGGTGGCTACACCACCGACGCTCGTGACAACAAAGACCTGACTGCTAGCTCCGGCTTTGTGGCTGTGGACAATGATGTGGTTCGTTACGACGTTGACCAAGTAGCCAGTGTTCGCAGCACTGACCGTGACCGCAGTAACACCATCTTTGCTCCTGCCAAAGTGACTGACCTGTACCGCTACAGCTCCGGCGCTGGTGTGCTGGTCACTCACGATGGCACCGCCACCAATGCGCTGGTCCCGAACCTGGACCTGGCTGCCATGGGCGAAAGCTTCTATGACAGCGGTGACACCTATGGTGCTGGCTTTGCTGCGTACAACCTGCGCGCCACTGACCGCCTGACTGTCTCCCCCTTCGTAGGTGGTTCGGTGTACGAGCAGAATGCTGCCAACCGTGCAAACGCTGCTGACAACACCCAGATCAAGGGCGGTGTGAACGTCTCAACTGAGCGCCTGACCCTGCCCTTCCAGCCCCAGTTCCGTGCCAGCCTGGCCGGTGCTCGCTATACCACTGGTGCCGTTGGTGAAGCCAGTGCTCAGGAAGGCACGGAGCTCGGAGCTAAGGCTGAAGTGACCTTGAACGAGTTCTTCTCGCCTGCTACCAAACTCAGCTTGGGCTATGGTTTTCACCAAGCCAACAACATCCGCGATAACGTCGGCTCGGCTGCGGGTCTGCCCAATGCTGGCGCCAGCAGCGTGTCTCCCTCGGTAGCAGACTTCCGTTTCGGTGGTCAAGTTGCTCAGCCCCGCGCTGTGGCCAATGGTAACAATACCCAGACCCAGGGTATCTATACCCAGCTGGCCTGGAACGATGCGCTGAAGTTTAACTACGGCGTCTTCCGCTTTGACGAAGACACCACCAGTGCAGATGACGCTGTGAACGTGGCTCACGGCTTCAAAGTTACCTACGGCGTGCGCTTCTAA
- the tgt gene encoding tRNA guanosine(34) transglycosylase Tgt, whose amino-acid sequence MSSELSFDFEVQQRDGRARLGTLQTPHGEVQTPLFMPVGTQGTVKGLSPAEIEEVGSQIILANTYHLMLRPGEQLVAQHGGLQGFSGYPGPFLTDSGGFQVMSLGHLRKISEEGVIFKSHLDGSMIELTPERSIQVQQALGADIIMAFDECPPYPAERDYIRSSLQRTARWLERCLAVKDKDDQALFAIVQGGVHPDLRDESLALTLPFDTPGYAIGGLAVGEPKEEMFPAVAYTAERLPEHKPRYLMGVGHPEDLVAGIALGVDMFDCVYPTRTGRFGYALTDRGRLNLNSSGARTRLEPIDPDCDCVACRTFTQAYIAHLLRAEEMLEPRLLSIHNLRYLHRLVERMREAIAVGTLYDWAMAWGQTYFGSKADGVVPEWFTEALETGRQTPTGTPHH is encoded by the coding sequence ATGAGTTCTGAACTTTCATTCGACTTTGAAGTCCAGCAGCGTGATGGGCGGGCCAGATTAGGTACATTGCAGACGCCACATGGTGAAGTACAGACACCCTTGTTCATGCCAGTGGGCACACAGGGCACAGTCAAGGGCTTGTCGCCAGCAGAAATTGAGGAAGTGGGATCGCAGATTATTCTGGCCAATACCTATCACTTGATGCTGCGCCCCGGTGAGCAGCTGGTGGCCCAGCACGGAGGACTCCAGGGCTTTAGTGGCTATCCGGGTCCGTTCCTGACCGACTCTGGAGGCTTCCAGGTGATGAGCCTTGGCCACCTCCGTAAAATTTCTGAGGAAGGAGTCATCTTCAAAAGCCACTTGGATGGCAGCATGATTGAGCTGACACCTGAGCGCAGCATCCAAGTGCAGCAGGCGCTGGGAGCCGACATCATCATGGCCTTCGATGAGTGTCCGCCCTATCCAGCTGAGCGTGACTATATCCGTAGCAGCTTGCAGCGCACGGCGCGCTGGCTGGAGCGCTGCTTGGCAGTCAAGGATAAGGACGATCAGGCCCTGTTCGCCATCGTGCAGGGGGGAGTGCATCCAGACTTGCGTGATGAGAGTCTGGCTCTCACATTGCCATTCGATACACCGGGGTACGCCATAGGCGGGCTGGCGGTAGGTGAGCCCAAAGAGGAGATGTTCCCAGCGGTGGCTTACACAGCGGAGCGTCTGCCCGAGCACAAGCCACGTTACCTGATGGGGGTGGGTCATCCTGAAGATCTGGTGGCCGGCATAGCGTTGGGGGTCGATATGTTTGACTGCGTGTACCCTACCCGGACTGGGCGCTTCGGCTATGCGTTGACGGATCGTGGGCGTTTGAACCTGAATTCCAGTGGTGCCCGCACACGCCTGGAGCCGATTGATCCTGATTGTGACTGCGTGGCTTGCCGCACCTTTACGCAGGCGTATATCGCCCATCTGTTGCGTGCAGAGGAAATGCTGGAGCCCAGGCTGCTTTCAATACACAACTTGCGCTATCTGCATAGATTGGTTGAGCGGATGCGTGAGGCTATCGCCGTAGGAACACTCTATGACTGGGCCATGGCATGGGGACAGACTTACTTCGGCAGTAAAGCAGATGGTGTGGTGCCTGAATGGTTTACTGAAGCGCTTGAAACTGGCCGTCAGACTCCAACTGGAACGCCTCACCACTGA
- a CDS encoding PrsW family intramembrane metalloprotease, translating into MSAEQFTELWLALAACSLLAAAWLYFFIRYDRHPEPLWLLARTFGWGVVAWLVSAVFGASFDQWGMWPLGLALLAAITEEAFKMLAASTALAEEAFDEPMDGLVYAVTAALGFAYAENLTYALGFGGSAVAWHMLITTLAHALFSAPQGYALGKFYLFGRNWWRSQGLLISIFLHFAYNTLVLNEPGWIQLGVLLLMVGMMALLARRYYRRFQQYAVGASRAVDAEL; encoded by the coding sequence ATGAGCGCCGAGCAGTTCACCGAGTTATGGCTGGCGTTGGCCGCATGCAGTTTGCTGGCGGCAGCCTGGCTCTACTTTTTTATTCGGTACGACCGTCACCCTGAACCACTCTGGCTGCTGGCCCGGACCTTCGGTTGGGGGGTGGTGGCCTGGCTGGTGTCCGCAGTGTTCGGAGCCAGCTTTGATCAGTGGGGTATGTGGCCGCTGGGGCTAGCGCTGCTGGCCGCTATTACAGAGGAAGCCTTCAAGATGCTGGCCGCCAGTACCGCTCTGGCCGAAGAAGCCTTTGATGAACCGATGGACGGTCTGGTCTATGCCGTGACCGCTGCTCTAGGCTTTGCCTATGCCGAGAATCTGACCTATGCGTTGGGCTTCGGTGGGAGCGCGGTGGCCTGGCACATGTTGATCACTACCCTGGCACACGCCCTGTTCAGTGCGCCGCAAGGCTATGCGCTGGGTAAATTCTATCTTTTCGGGCGCAACTGGTGGCGTTCGCAGGGGTTGTTGATCAGCATCTTCCTGCACTTTGCCTACAACACTCTGGTTCTGAATGAGCCAGGCTGGATTCAACTGGGTGTATTGCTTCTGATGGTTGGGATGATGGCCTTGCTGGCGAGGCGCTACTACCGCAGATTCCAGCAGTATGCGGTAGGGGCAAGTCGGGCGGTTGATGCCGAGTTATAG
- the ruvC gene encoding crossover junction endodeoxyribonuclease RuvC, whose protein sequence is MRVLGIDPGLANLGLGVVDGDIRRAICLHEECVVTPSSQEMGQRLLTIHQRLSALLDEFQPDAIALEDQILRRQADVAFKVGQAYGVVQLTCGQRGLPVYGYGPMQVKKALVGTGRADKEQVMFMVKANLGLRTLSNNHAADALALALTHLASAPLTSRSALQVALQAAESGRTGRRSRRASPKRRADQA, encoded by the coding sequence GTGCGGGTGCTGGGTATTGATCCTGGACTGGCCAACCTTGGCCTGGGCGTGGTGGATGGAGACATTCGCCGCGCCATTTGTCTGCACGAAGAGTGCGTAGTGACGCCCAGTTCTCAGGAGATGGGCCAGCGGCTGCTGACCATTCATCAGCGGTTATCGGCTTTGCTGGATGAATTTCAGCCGGACGCCATCGCCCTGGAGGACCAGATTCTGCGCCGTCAGGCCGATGTGGCTTTCAAGGTGGGGCAGGCATACGGTGTCGTGCAACTGACCTGTGGTCAGCGGGGACTGCCGGTCTACGGCTACGGCCCTATGCAGGTCAAGAAGGCTCTGGTTGGGACTGGACGCGCCGACAAAGAGCAGGTGATGTTCATGGTCAAGGCCAATCTGGGTCTTCGCACGCTCAGTAACAATCACGCTGCTGATGCCTTGGCCCTGGCCCTCACCCATCTGGCGTCTGCTCCTCTGACCAGCCGCAGTGCATTGCAAGTGGCCCTTCAGGCCGCTGAGTCGGGAAGAACAGGAAGAAGAAGTCGCCGGGCTTCTCCCAAGCGGCGTGCCGATCAGGCATGA
- a CDS encoding HesB/IscA family protein — protein sequence MTAEMIPTTTPGAAEAKVMTISAFGAEKAQSILAGSGKENAGVRVFIKSGGCSGFQYGMAIDDRELEGDTIVYDRGVKLVVDQASLALLRGSEVDFVENLMGGGFSVNNPNATSSCGCGHSFRTDGANAPEGQGASCGGGGL from the coding sequence ATGACGGCAGAAATGATTCCAACAACCACCCCAGGGGCTGCCGAGGCCAAGGTGATGACCATCAGTGCCTTCGGTGCCGAAAAAGCTCAGAGCATTCTTGCTGGTAGCGGCAAGGAAAATGCCGGTGTGCGTGTCTTTATCAAGAGCGGCGGTTGCAGCGGCTTCCAGTACGGCATGGCCATTGATGACCGCGAACTGGAAGGCGACACCATCGTCTACGACCGGGGCGTCAAGCTGGTCGTGGATCAGGCCAGCCTGGCCCTGCTGCGCGGCAGCGAGGTGGACTTTGTCGAGAACTTGATGGGCGGCGGTTTCTCAGTCAACAACCCCAACGCCACCAGCTCCTGTGGTTGCGGCCATTCTTTCCGCACCGACGGTGCCAATGCGCCGGAAGGCCAGGGAGCTTCTTGTGGGGGCGGCGGCCTGTAA